A genomic stretch from Ureibacillus composti includes:
- a CDS encoding FUSC family membrane protein, translating into MREAYQSTTVKTPSLLKQAMRVNRKPFPWTKAFCAGLAAALPVIIGLLLGYFEYGLIAGMGGFTFLYFFNIPYAQNAKKLFFVVLGMSLVTALGTLAAPYPLAVAILMGIIGGTAIFIFGALRIAGPSAIFFVLVFAMTTGMPINPEFALFRAGLVFLGGTLSWIIAMSGWLFNPHRPEISVVKRVYVELAAFVDSVGTKKFNHSKNQVMSVLKEAEETLAAGYIPWRKTDLFYRLYVLNVHANKIFLYILESFSENHSKLPPELGQTIREMTNSLNNKVKSKQVCIKIPKPEGMNENVAVLFKKIDDTVAVMNEPTLKIKQEIQISKPSLKMIFGEAFNWPVIFSVERLGYLLEECSRVEKRSILSEEKLAQMLYVCESMANTAERMQSPPIKKVPQIESFSSIQNEIIQLQKHLQI; encoded by the coding sequence ATGAGAGAAGCATATCAATCAACCACTGTTAAGACCCCATCTCTTTTAAAACAGGCTATGCGTGTGAATCGAAAGCCGTTTCCTTGGACAAAAGCATTTTGTGCAGGGCTTGCTGCAGCCTTGCCAGTCATTATTGGATTATTATTAGGCTATTTCGAGTATGGATTAATCGCTGGAATGGGGGGATTTACCTTCCTTTACTTTTTCAATATTCCCTATGCGCAAAATGCTAAAAAGTTATTCTTTGTTGTACTTGGTATGTCTTTAGTTACAGCACTTGGGACACTGGCTGCACCTTATCCACTTGCAGTTGCTATTTTAATGGGGATTATAGGTGGTACAGCTATTTTCATTTTTGGAGCTTTACGAATTGCTGGGCCATCCGCTATTTTCTTTGTTTTAGTTTTTGCAATGACAACTGGAATGCCTATTAACCCAGAATTTGCACTATTTCGTGCTGGCCTCGTTTTTTTAGGTGGGACATTATCATGGATCATTGCAATGAGTGGATGGTTATTTAATCCCCATAGACCTGAAATAAGTGTAGTAAAAAGGGTTTATGTAGAACTTGCTGCATTTGTTGATTCAGTTGGTACAAAAAAGTTCAATCATTCTAAAAATCAAGTCATGTCAGTTTTAAAAGAAGCAGAAGAAACACTTGCAGCAGGATATATTCCTTGGAGAAAAACTGATTTATTTTATCGACTGTATGTATTAAATGTTCATGCAAACAAGATATTTTTGTATATACTTGAAAGCTTTTCAGAGAATCATTCAAAACTACCACCGGAATTAGGGCAAACAATTCGGGAGATGACGAACTCATTAAATAATAAGGTGAAAAGCAAACAGGTTTGTATAAAAATTCCCAAACCTGAAGGAATGAATGAAAATGTTGCTGTATTATTCAAGAAAATAGATGATACGGTCGCGGTCATGAATGAGCCAACGTTAAAAATTAAACAAGAGATTCAAATTTCTAAACCATCACTTAAGATGATTTTTGGTGAAGCATTTAATTGGCCAGTTATTTTTTCCGTTGAACGCTTAGGGTATTTATTAGAAGAATGCTCAAGAGTTGAAAAGCGTTCAATTCTTTCAGAGGAAAAGCTTGCCCAAATGCTTTATGTATGTGAATCTATGGCAAATACTGCTGAACGAATGCAGTCTCCGCCCATTAAAAAAGTTCCTCAAATAGAGTCATTCTCTAGTATACAGAATGAGATTATTCAATTACAAAAACATCTTCAAATATAA
- a CDS encoding Fe-S oxidoreductase, translated as MPALTYDQLRVLNSYSIFTENPDKPLFTLANIHKDFYLTDFRNLMMGVTQATTETAAISHFGRRYGMFMAMQFYMLAMYDEIWDGKFEDIRYSIVNEYGVNTLGTFITATDFRYVEDDERESVIAKLLFQCHEVITQLRKTTSISPLTLWENIFGYMLWNYHVQLENPLLADRAFEDLEILEGTKVWERFSNKSWFLQYTEGKNPAQLVNRPVRKSCCFSKDIPGLLRCEFCPIK; from the coding sequence ATGCCTGCTTTAACTTACGATCAACTCCGTGTATTAAATTCCTATAGTATTTTTACGGAAAATCCTGATAAACCACTCTTCACTTTAGCAAATATACATAAAGACTTTTACTTAACTGACTTCCGTAACTTAATGATGGGTGTTACTCAAGCTACGACTGAAACAGCTGCGATTTCACATTTTGGACGCCGTTACGGGATGTTTATGGCTATGCAATTTTATATGTTAGCAATGTATGATGAAATATGGGATGGAAAATTTGAAGATATCCGATATAGTATCGTTAACGAATATGGAGTAAATACGCTAGGTACTTTTATTACAGCAACTGATTTTAGATATGTAGAAGATGATGAACGTGAAAGTGTGATTGCCAAATTATTATTTCAATGTCATGAGGTCATCACTCAATTACGTAAAACGACTTCCATTTCCCCCCTTACCCTTTGGGAAAATATTTTTGGTTATATGCTATGGAATTACCATGTTCAGCTGGAAAATCCACTACTTGCTGATCGCGCATTTGAGGATTTAGAAATATTAGAAGGTACTAAAGTGTGGGAACGGTTTTCAAATAAATCTTGGTTCTTACAATATACTGAAGGGAAAAATCCCGCGCAGCTCGTCAATAGGCCAGTACGTAAAAGCTGTTGCTTCTCTAAAGATATACCAGGACTACTACGGTGTGAATTTTGCCCGATAAAATAA
- a CDS encoding DUF4395 domain-containing protein: MSQVQSIPRPLVRTNQWTIFLSVIFTWVTGETWILTIPLVANIMGLLFNFNPIMKFARLFLIKKGKQYIPEDVTQQKFNSCIAIFCLAIGFISFVVGWTIVGYIFTIMVAVASFIAILGFCIGCFIFFQLKQFKYRRSLRN; encoded by the coding sequence ATGTCGCAAGTGCAATCAATACCACGTCCGTTAGTTAGAACAAATCAATGGACGATTTTTCTTTCAGTTATTTTCACTTGGGTTACTGGAGAAACGTGGATTCTCACAATTCCACTCGTTGCAAATATAATGGGCTTATTATTTAATTTTAATCCAATTATGAAGTTCGCAAGACTTTTCTTAATTAAGAAAGGAAAGCAATATATACCTGAAGATGTAACACAGCAAAAGTTTAACTCTTGTATTGCAATTTTCTGTTTAGCAATAGGATTCATTAGCTTTGTTGTAGGTTGGACAATTGTAGGGTACATCTTTACAATCATGGTAGCAGTGGCTTCATTCATTGCAATATTAGGCTTTTGTATTGGATGTTTTATTTTCTTCCAATTGAAACAATTTAAGTATCGTCGGTCATTAAGGAATTAA
- a CDS encoding multidrug resistance efflux transporter family protein — protein sequence MKEIALGILAALFFAVTFILNHSMELEGGSWLWSSSLRYFFMLPFLLVIVLYRRGMNLLTKEMKAQPTKWLLWSFVGFVLFYAPLTFAAAFGPGWLVSGTWQFTIVAGVLLAPLFITMIGGEKIRQRIPIVSLLISSVILIGIILIQIPQAQSVSFNSLLLGILPVVLAAFAYPLGNRKMMEVCDGRLDTYQRVLGMTIASMPAWIILAFYALFTVGFPSPSQVFQSSIVGISSGVIATVLFFIATDRVRDDQGKLAAVEATQSTEVIFVIIGEMVLLSLPLPAPIALCGLGIIIIGMLLHSYHTLLQSKKETIRETQFDPE from the coding sequence TTGAAAGAAATCGCCCTTGGGATATTAGCTGCCTTATTTTTCGCCGTTACGTTTATTTTGAATCACTCAATGGAGCTTGAAGGGGGCAGTTGGCTTTGGAGTTCATCCTTACGTTATTTCTTTATGCTCCCTTTTTTGCTAGTCATCGTTTTGTATCGAAGGGGGATGAATCTTCTTACCAAAGAAATGAAGGCTCAACCAACTAAATGGTTACTTTGGAGTTTCGTAGGATTTGTATTATTCTATGCCCCTCTTACATTTGCTGCCGCTTTTGGTCCAGGATGGCTCGTATCAGGGACGTGGCAATTTACTATTGTGGCAGGTGTTCTGCTAGCCCCCCTATTTATAACTATGATTGGGGGCGAAAAGATTCGTCAACGAATTCCCATCGTTTCTTTACTTATTTCAAGCGTGATCCTAATCGGGATTATTTTAATACAAATCCCACAAGCACAATCTGTTTCATTTAATAGTCTACTACTCGGAATTTTACCTGTTGTACTAGCAGCTTTTGCTTACCCACTAGGAAACCGAAAGATGATGGAAGTTTGTGATGGCCGTCTCGATACATATCAAAGGGTTCTGGGAATGACAATTGCCTCCATGCCTGCTTGGATTATTCTAGCTTTCTATGCTTTATTTACAGTTGGCTTCCCTTCTCCTAGCCAGGTTTTTCAATCATCAATCGTGGGCATTAGCTCAGGCGTCATTGCGACAGTATTATTTTTCATCGCGACTGACAGAGTTCGTGATGATCAGGGAAAACTTGCAGCTGTTGAAGCGACACAATCAACTGAAGTTATTTTCGTCATTATTGGTGAAATGGTTTTATTAAGCCTTCCATTGCCAGCCCCAATTGCCCTATGTGGATTAGGGATAATTATTATCGGCATGCTACTGCACAGCTACCATACCTTGCTACAATCCAAAAAAGAAACTATTAGAGAGACTCAGTTCGACCCTGAATAG
- the pepT gene encoding peptidase T, with translation MKEKVIERLIRYAKIDTESNPESSTTPSTQKQFDLLTVLKDELAAIGLTDISLDEHGYLFATLPANTEKTVPTIGFLAHVDTSPDFSGANVNPQRIDNYDGTDIRLNANLVMSPSYFPNLKKYVGDTLITTDGTTLLGADDKAGIAEIMTAMEYLVEHPEIKHGKIRVAFTPDEEIGRGPHKFDVEKFGADYAYTMDGGPLGELQYESFNAAAAKVITRGTSVHPGSAKNQMVNAITMAIKFQNQMPQDAVPEKTEGYEGFIHLMNFNGHIEEATLSYIIRDHDKEKFEEKKAHFLKVEKMIKEEYGDNAITVELADQYYNMGEKIEPVKEIVDIAYKAMENLDIKPIIEPVRGGTDGSQLSYMGLPTPNIFAGGENMHGKYEFVSAETMEKAAKVIVEIVQLFEAQEK, from the coding sequence GTGAAAGAAAAAGTAATTGAACGATTAATTCGTTACGCAAAAATTGATACAGAATCAAATCCTGAAAGTTCTACAACACCTTCTACCCAAAAACAATTCGATCTTCTAACTGTTTTAAAGGATGAGCTTGCGGCAATTGGATTAACTGACATTTCATTAGATGAACATGGCTATTTATTCGCTACATTACCAGCAAATACTGAGAAAACAGTTCCGACAATCGGATTTTTAGCACACGTTGATACATCACCTGACTTTTCAGGGGCAAATGTAAACCCACAACGAATTGACAATTACGATGGTACAGATATTCGATTAAACGCTAATTTAGTGATGTCACCTAGCTACTTCCCTAACTTAAAAAAATACGTAGGTGATACATTAATTACTACAGATGGAACGACACTACTTGGCGCAGATGATAAAGCAGGCATTGCCGAGATTATGACAGCAATGGAATATTTGGTAGAACATCCTGAAATTAAACACGGTAAAATTCGCGTTGCTTTTACTCCTGACGAAGAAATCGGTCGTGGTCCACATAAATTTGATGTCGAAAAATTTGGCGCAGATTATGCCTATACAATGGATGGCGGACCTTTAGGTGAACTTCAATACGAAAGCTTTAATGCGGCTGCCGCAAAAGTGATAACACGTGGTACTAGCGTGCATCCAGGTTCTGCTAAAAACCAAATGGTCAACGCGATTACAATGGCCATTAAATTCCAAAATCAAATGCCTCAAGATGCGGTACCTGAAAAAACTGAAGGCTATGAAGGGTTTATCCATTTAATGAACTTTAATGGACATATTGAAGAAGCAACCCTTTCTTATATCATCCGTGATCATGATAAAGAAAAATTTGAAGAAAAGAAGGCTCACTTCTTAAAAGTAGAAAAGATGATTAAAGAAGAATATGGCGATAATGCCATTACTGTTGAACTTGCTGATCAATATTACAATATGGGTGAGAAAATTGAACCCGTAAAAGAAATTGTTGACATTGCTTATAAAGCGATGGAAAATTTAGATATTAAACCAATTATTGAACCGGTTCGTGGCGGTACTGACGGATCACAACTATCATATATGGGATTACCTACACCAAACATTTTTGCTGGCGGGGAAAATATGCATGGGAAATATGAATTCGTATCCGCTGAAACAATGGAAAAAGCAGCGAAAGTAATAGTGGAAATTGTACAATTATTTGAGGCTCAAGAAAAGTAA
- a CDS encoding lysoplasmalogenase: MFRLAFILLTISFSYYYTFNYASIEDSMKMVYKLIPMFLIIILAIISKANNAREYKSNIIIALIFCAIGDFTLQWFTIGLICFLIGHVFFIRAFLTTQESKVPSFIQTALFIFGTIMIAWIGSSVFNSEGLLLTIAVTVYILVILTMGMTAFRTNSNFATAGAILFIVSDSILALNKFALDLTYSHEIIMSSYYLAQLFLAMSIANYSNIRRK, from the coding sequence TTGTTCCGCTTAGCTTTCATCTTGTTAACTATTTCTTTTAGCTATTACTACACTTTTAATTATGCGTCCATTGAAGACTCTATGAAAATGGTTTATAAATTAATCCCTATGTTTTTAATTATTATCCTGGCAATCATTTCAAAAGCGAATAATGCTAGAGAATATAAATCTAACATAATAATAGCCCTTATTTTCTGTGCAATCGGGGACTTTACATTACAATGGTTTACTATTGGTCTTATCTGTTTTTTAATTGGACACGTCTTTTTTATTCGAGCTTTTCTTACAACTCAAGAAAGTAAGGTACCTTCCTTTATTCAAACGGCACTATTTATCTTTGGTACCATCATGATTGCCTGGATTGGTAGCTCAGTTTTCAACTCTGAAGGATTACTTTTAACAATAGCTGTAACAGTTTATATTCTCGTAATCTTAACAATGGGTATGACCGCTTTTCGTACAAATTCAAATTTTGCAACTGCAGGTGCCATACTGTTTATTGTTTCAGATTCCATCCTAGCATTAAATAAATTTGCTTTAGATCTCACGTACTCTCATGAAATCATCATGTCGTCTTATTACCTAGCCCAACTTTTCCTTGCCATGAGTATTGCAAATTATTCCAATATCAGAAGAAAGTGA
- the nfsA gene encoding oxygen-insensitive NADPH nitroreductase, which yields MTVKEVLRNHSSVRKYTGEVITKDKIVELVETAQMAASSHFVQAYSLIWIRDEEKKKKLGEFSKNEFQFQTAGASFLFCVDFKRLQMAGQKHGVDIVVDTAENLIVGVADVAIFAQNFVIAAESEGYGICYIGGARNNPAEISELFNLPEYVFPLFAMTIGKPTKRNETKPRLPVSAVLHENEYNADKYHSLLNDYDQIMEDYYASRSSNRKMANWTKQMADYLIEQHRPHMKEFLESKGFTWK from the coding sequence ATGACAGTAAAAGAGGTATTACGAAATCACTCTTCTGTTCGAAAATATACAGGGGAAGTCATTACAAAAGATAAAATTGTGGAATTAGTCGAAACCGCTCAAATGGCCGCAAGTTCTCACTTTGTACAAGCTTATAGCTTAATTTGGATCCGTGATGAGGAAAAAAAGAAAAAACTAGGGGAATTTTCTAAAAATGAATTCCAATTTCAAACTGCCGGAGCTTCATTTTTATTTTGTGTAGATTTTAAACGTTTACAAATGGCTGGTCAAAAACATGGTGTCGATATCGTTGTAGACACTGCTGAAAATCTAATTGTGGGTGTGGCAGACGTTGCAATTTTTGCACAAAATTTCGTTATCGCTGCTGAATCTGAAGGGTATGGTATTTGCTATATCGGTGGCGCTCGCAACAATCCAGCTGAAATTAGTGAACTATTCAATTTACCTGAATATGTGTTCCCACTATTTGCTATGACAATTGGAAAACCAACAAAACGCAATGAAACAAAGCCTCGACTTCCTGTATCTGCTGTTCTACATGAAAATGAGTACAATGCTGATAAATATCATTCACTCTTAAATGATTACGATCAAATAATGGAAGACTATTATGCAAGTCGCAGTTCAAATAGAAAAATGGCAAACTGGACAAAACAAATGGCAGATTATCTAATTGAACAACATCGTCCTCATATGAAAGAATTCCTTGAATCAAAAGGATTCACTTGGAAATAA
- a CDS encoding glycerol-3-phosphate acyltransferase, translating into MTVALLTVLVVGYLIGCIHGSNAAQVLSGVNLKKAGHGNAGASNATLSLGWKYGILVGLIDIGKGIFAILLFRFILNDYFSFTDSEISILLYLTGAAVILGHNFPIHMKFRGGKGTASLIGIFIALDWKMGLIGFIAIILVSLITDYLIVGVFVLYAIFVISALIFEPSIWPSIISFLLFLIAFYLHKENMKRMHHGTEPKVTSAFKKKSK; encoded by the coding sequence ATGACCGTAGCGTTATTGACTGTATTGGTTGTGGGGTACCTCATCGGTTGTATTCATGGTTCAAATGCAGCTCAAGTTTTATCGGGTGTGAATTTAAAAAAGGCAGGTCATGGAAACGCTGGTGCTTCCAATGCCACTCTTTCTCTAGGTTGGAAGTATGGAATCCTAGTTGGACTCATTGATATTGGAAAAGGCATTTTTGCTATTCTTTTATTCCGCTTTATACTAAATGATTACTTTAGTTTTACTGACTCAGAAATATCCATTCTACTTTATTTAACAGGAGCAGCTGTTATTCTTGGTCATAACTTTCCAATTCATATGAAATTTCGTGGTGGGAAAGGAACTGCTTCACTTATTGGTATTTTTATTGCATTAGATTGGAAAATGGGATTAATAGGTTTTATAGCAATTATCTTAGTTTCATTAATTACAGATTACTTAATCGTTGGTGTCTTTGTTTTATATGCTATTTTTGTTATTTCAGCACTTATATTCGAACCGTCTATCTGGCCTTCTATTATTTCATTTCTATTATTTTTAATTGCTTTCTATCTTCACAAAGAAAATATGAAACGCATGCACCACGGTACAGAGCCGAAAGTTACTTCCGCCTTTAAGAAAAAATCAAAATAA
- a CDS encoding O-acetylhomoserine aminocarboxypropyltransferase/cysteine synthase, which yields MSELRPETHLLHGGQQPDPETGAIAVPIYRTTAYAFENTEHACKLFALEQSGNIYSRIMNPTVDVFEKRIALLEKGTAAVALSSGMAAIAFSILNIAGTGDEIVAAGSLYGGTYNLFANTLPRYGITTKFVDERDPENFRAAITENTKAIYAETVGNPSLNILDIEAVAQIAHENGLPLIIDNTFPSPYGSNPIDFGADVVVHSATKWIGGHGTTIGGVVVDAGKFDWTQGRFPGFTDPDESYHGIRFGIDAAGAAFATKLRVQLLRDFGPTLSADAAFNFLQGLETLHLRYSKHGENTLKVAEYLENHPFVEYVNYPGNENFPSHSLAKKYLKNGFGSILTFGIKGGREAGSQIIDNVKLFSHVANVGDAKSLIIHPASTTHQQLSAEELKIAGVSEELIRLSVGLEAVEDIIEDLDQALATVTVSEGVANTNA from the coding sequence ATGTCAGAATTACGTCCAGAAACACATTTACTTCATGGTGGGCAACAACCAGACCCAGAAACAGGAGCAATAGCTGTACCAATTTACCGTACAACTGCATATGCATTCGAAAATACGGAGCATGCATGTAAACTATTTGCTCTAGAGCAATCAGGAAATATTTACTCTCGCATTATGAATCCGACAGTTGATGTGTTTGAAAAGCGAATTGCTTTACTTGAAAAGGGAACTGCTGCTGTAGCACTTTCTTCAGGGATGGCAGCCATTGCGTTTTCAATTTTAAATATTGCTGGGACAGGCGATGAGATCGTTGCTGCAGGGTCTTTATACGGTGGTACGTATAATTTATTTGCAAATACATTACCTCGATATGGAATTACAACAAAATTCGTCGATGAAAGAGATCCAGAAAACTTCCGTGCAGCCATTACAGAAAACACAAAAGCAATCTATGCGGAAACAGTAGGGAATCCAAGTTTAAATATTTTAGATATTGAAGCAGTAGCACAAATTGCACATGAAAATGGACTTCCATTAATTATTGATAATACATTCCCATCTCCTTATGGCTCGAACCCAATTGATTTTGGTGCAGATGTTGTTGTTCACTCAGCAACAAAGTGGATTGGTGGCCATGGTACGACAATTGGCGGAGTTGTAGTAGATGCAGGGAAATTTGATTGGACGCAAGGTCGATTCCCAGGATTCACAGATCCAGATGAATCATACCACGGTATACGTTTCGGAATTGACGCGGCAGGGGCTGCATTTGCCACAAAACTACGGGTTCAATTGTTACGTGACTTTGGTCCAACTTTAAGTGCAGATGCTGCATTTAATTTCTTACAAGGTTTAGAAACGCTTCATTTGCGTTATTCAAAACACGGAGAAAATACATTGAAAGTAGCAGAATACTTAGAAAACCACCCATTCGTGGAATACGTAAATTATCCTGGAAACGAAAACTTCCCATCGCATTCATTAGCGAAAAAATATTTGAAAAATGGTTTCGGCTCAATCCTTACATTTGGCATTAAAGGAGGCCGTGAAGCGGGTAGTCAAATCATTGATAATGTGAAGTTGTTCTCACATGTAGCAAACGTAGGAGATGCAAAATCATTAATTATTCACCCAGCTTCTACTACTCACCAACAATTATCCGCTGAAGAGTTAAAAATTGCTGGTGTATCTGAAGAGCTCATTCGCTTATCAGTTGGATTAGAAGCAGTTGAGGATATTATTGAAGATTTAGATCAAGCCTTAGCTACAGTTACAGTAAGTGAAGGTGTAGCAAATACAAACGCATAA